The Euphorbia lathyris chromosome 2, ddEupLath1.1, whole genome shotgun sequence genome includes a window with the following:
- the LOC136220971 gene encoding NAD-dependent malic enzyme 62 kDa isoform, mitochondrial: MSNFRNQIRASSSLIKHMKQRITNPAFLAAHSTRSFTTTEGHRPTIVHKRSLDILHDPWFNKGTAFSITERDRLDLRGLLPPNVMSSDQQIKRFMADLKRLEVHARDGPSDPNALAKWRILNRLHDRNETMYYKVLIENIEEYAPIVYTPTVGLVCQNYSGLFRRPRGMYFSAEDRGEMMSMVYNWPAEQVDMIVVTDGSRILGLGDLGVHGIGIAIGKLDLYVAAAGINPQRVLPVMIDVGTNNEKLLNDPLYLGLQQHRLDGDEYVEVIDEFMEAVFTRWPHVIVQFEDFQSKWAFKLLQRYRHTHRMFNDDVQGTAGVAIAGLLGAVRAQGRSMIDFPKQKIVVAGAGSAGIGVLNAARKTMARMLGNNQSAFESARSQFWVVDAEGLITEERENIDPEAQPFARKVKEVHRQGLKEGASLAEVVREVKPDVLLGLSAVGGLFSKEVLEALRSSTSTRPAIFAMSNPTKNAECTAEEAFSIVGDNIIFASGSPFNNVDLGNGHVGHCNQGNNMYLFPGIGLGTLLSGSRIVSDGMLQAAAECLAVYMSEEEVLQGIIYPSTSRIRDITQQVAAAVIKEAIEEDLVEGYREMDARELRKLNEEEIVEYVKNNMWSPEYPKLVYQKA, translated from the exons ATGTCGAACTTCCGTAATCAGATCAGAGCTTCTTCGTCTCTGATCAAACACATGAAACAAAGAATTACGAATCCTGCTTTTCTGGCTGCTCACTCTACTAGATCTTTCACTACAACCGAGGGCCACCGTCCCACCATTGTGCACAAGCGAAGCCTTGATATTCTTCACGATCCTTGGTTTAACAAG GGCACAGCGTTTTCTATAACGGAACGTGATCGTCTGGATCTTCGAGGACTTCTTCCCCCTAATGTTATGTCTTCTGACCAGCAAATTAAGCGATTTA TGGCTGATTTGAAGAGGCTTGAAGTTCATGCAAGGGATGGACCATCTGATCCAAATGCCTTGGCCAAGTGGCGCATACTTAATCGGTTGCATGACAGGAATGAAACAATGTACTATAAA GTTCTGATTGAAAATATTGAAGAATATGCACCCATAGTCTATACTCCAACTGTTGGTCTTGTTTGCCAGAACTACAGTGGTCTGTTTCGAAGGCCAAGAGGAATGTATTTCAGTGCTGAGGATCGTGGAGAAATGATGTCCATGGTTTACAACTGGCCTGCTGAGCAG GTTGATATGATTGTTGTTACGGATGGAAGCAGGATATTGGGTCTTGGAGATCTCGGAGTTCATGGAATTGGAATTGCAATCGGGAAGCTGGATTTATATGTTGCTGCTGCTGGAATAAATCCTCAAAGG GTGCTTCCTGTCATGATTGATGTTGGAACCAACAATGAGAAgctgctcaatgaccctttat ATTTAGGATTGCAACAACACCGTCTTGATGGCGATGAGTACGTGGAAGTGATCGACGAATTCATGGAGGCAGTGTTTACTCGTTGGCCACATGTTATTGTGCAG TTTGAAGATTTCCAAAGCAAGTGGGCTTTCAAGCTATTGCAGCGTTATAGGCACACCCACAGAATGTTCAATGATGATGTCCAG GGTACAGCTGGGGTTGCGATTGCTGGCCTTTTAGGAGCTGTAAGGGCACAAGGCAGGTCAATGATTGATTTTCCAAAACAAAAGATTGTTGTTGCTGGTGCTGGAAG TGCAGGAATAGGGGTTCTCAATGCTGCAAGGAAAACAATGGCCAGGATGTTGGGAAATAATCAAAGTGCTTTTGAAAGTGCAAGGAGTCAGTTCTGGGTAGTTGATGCTGAG GGTCTGATTACAGAAGAACGTGAAAATATTGATCCGGAAGCCCAACCATTTGCAAGGAAGGTCAAAGAAGTACACCGTCAAGGATTGAAGGAAGGTGCAAGTCTTGCAGAAGTG GTGCGGGAGGTGAAGCCTGATGTCCTTCTTGGATTATCTGCTGTTGGGGGATTGTTCTCTAAGGAG GTACTGGAGGCACTCAGAAGTTCAACTTCTACTAGACCAGCAATCTTTGCCATGTCAAACCCTACAAAAAATG CTGAATGCACCGCTGAAGAAGCATTTTCCATTGTGGGTGACAATATTATATTTGCAAGCGGAAGTCCATTCAATAATGTGGATCTCG GAAACGGTCATGTTGGCCACTGTAACCAGGGTAACAACATGTATCTCTTTCCAGG tatTGGGCTTGGGACTCTTCTCTCAGGCTCTAGGATCGTCTCTGATGGCATGCTACAGGCTGCAGCTGAATG CCTAGCTGTGTATATGTCCGAAGAGGAGGTTCTACAGGGAATCATATACCCTTCAACTTCTAG AATAAGAGATATAACACAGCAGGTAGCTGCAGCTGTGATAAAGGAAGCCATAGAAGAGGATCTCGTAGAAGGTTACCGTGAGATGGATGCTCGAGAGCTTCGGAAGCTTAATGAG GAGGAAATAGTAGAATATGTGAAGAACAACATGTGGAGTCCTGAGTACCCAAAATTGGTGTACCAGAAGGCCTGA